The following proteins come from a genomic window of Nostoc sp. ATCC 53789:
- a CDS encoding type IV pilus biogenesis protein PilM, translated as MVQKFNRLFGKSNKGVGIELAPERVNVVQLRKQRQGLKLETFTSVAVPEGVVTDGQITDPAAMAQLIQQALAESKIKTTRVATGVPGRDSIVRIIPVPTELDDKELREMVLNHEAGLYLPYPREEADVDYQKLDYFVDEDGIEKVHVLLVATRKEITDTYISTFEQAGLQIDVLEINSFALIRTIREQLRQFGPQEAAVLVDIEFDSTEIAIIVNGVPQFSRTVPIGTYQMQTALARAMSLPTSRDMELLHGMIIPPTPLDGGKTGVTEIDPGMAAILRVLGELTDELRRSIDFYLNQSENLEVAQILLAGPGGGLQQLDEFFTQRLSLPTTQIDPIGSLSLEVDTDKYPQVQRSGLAIVLGLGMREV; from the coding sequence GTGGTACAAAAATTCAATCGTCTGTTTGGCAAATCGAATAAAGGGGTCGGCATTGAACTTGCTCCCGAACGGGTAAATGTAGTTCAGCTACGCAAACAGCGTCAAGGCTTGAAACTAGAAACCTTTACATCGGTAGCAGTTCCAGAAGGCGTAGTTACCGATGGTCAAATCACCGATCCCGCAGCAATGGCGCAATTAATCCAGCAGGCGCTAGCTGAAAGCAAAATCAAAACTACTCGTGTTGCCACTGGTGTACCAGGGCGAGATTCCATCGTTCGGATTATACCTGTACCAACGGAGTTAGATGACAAAGAACTGCGAGAAATGGTGCTAAACCATGAAGCAGGTTTGTATTTACCCTATCCTCGTGAAGAAGCTGATGTAGATTATCAAAAACTTGACTACTTTGTAGATGAGGATGGCATTGAAAAAGTACATGTACTTCTAGTAGCCACTCGCAAGGAAATAACGGATACCTATATAAGTACATTCGAACAGGCAGGACTACAAATTGATGTTTTAGAAATTAACAGTTTTGCCCTGATTAGGACTATTCGTGAGCAACTACGACAATTTGGGCCGCAAGAAGCAGCAGTCCTAGTTGATATAGAGTTCGACAGTACAGAAATCGCCATCATTGTTAACGGAGTACCGCAATTTTCGCGCACAGTGCCCATAGGCACTTATCAAATGCAAACTGCGTTAGCAAGGGCAATGAGCTTACCCACATCACGAGATATGGAACTGTTACACGGAATGATTATTCCCCCAACTCCCCTAGATGGTGGGAAAACCGGTGTTACCGAAATCGATCCTGGTATGGCAGCCATATTAAGAGTATTGGGAGAGCTAACGGATGAACTGCGCCGTTCAATCGATTTTTACCTTAATCAAAGTGAAAATTTGGAGGTAGCGCAGATTTTATTAGCTGGGCCAGGAGGCGGACTCCAACAGCTAGATGAATTCTTTACCCAACGATTGAGCTTACCAACTACCCAAATAGATCCAATTGGGTCTTTGTCGTTAGAAGTTGACACTGATAAATATCCACAGGTACAACGCTCTGGCTTGGCGATTGTACTTGGTTTAGGTATGCGGGAGGTGTAA